TGAACATCAATAGCGCCATGCGCCCTAATGGCTCGTTCATGATGCCACAGAAAATCGGCAATCGGATGATGGGTAGTATGCCTCCCAACATGCCACCCATGAATATGCCTCCAGGAATGCCCCCCAACATGCCACCCATAAATATACCCCCGAATATGCCTCCTCCAAATATGCCTCTCAACATGCCACCCATGAATATACCCCCAAATATGCCTCCTCCAAATATCCCTCTCAACATGCCCATGAACATGCCACCTAACATGCCCCTCAACATGCCGATGAATATGCCCCCCAATTTCCCCCCCAACTTCCCACCGAATTTCCCTCCTTCCTTTGCCCCGAATTTTCCACCCAACATGCCCCCGAACTTTCCACCGAATTTCCCCCCCAATTTACCTCCCACGCCCCCGACCAACATGCAACTCAGCGGCTCCTTAAACGCATCATCAACTGCGGAACCGAATCCGAGTGGCCCAAATGAGCAAAATGAAGTTGCGGGCACTTAGCCCCAGGAGGCAAGGAGAAACGTGAAGAGGTGCATATTTTTACCAGACAAACGGAACAGTCTCATTTTATTACTGTGCCTTTTACACTGCGTTTTTGtaatgtactttttttttttttttttttttttttttttttttttttctgccatcTTTGGAAGAGAGATAGGGACGTCCAGGGGCGCTCTTTCCTTGTCCCCCCCCTCCATTTGAAATGCACATGCGCCTACAGGGGAAAGGagcatttccccctttttttctttttttttttttctttttttcatataataTGCGCATTTTGCCCCTTTTAAACGACTTCCACtacttccattttatttacttttctgttcatttattctgctactcattttttttaaccaagCGAATTATtacataattttaaaaaggatgtTTGAATCAAAAGACTCCTTAAGAATAACGGGAGCGTGCTTTCCTTTGATTGGGACAAGAGATTTAGGTTGTATTCTGATGATTTGTCGCTCCACCTGCTCATCTTCCTCTGCCGAGTAGTCTCTACCAAACAGCCCCTAAAGAGTAGTCTCTACGAAACAGTCCCTAAGGAATAGTTTCTACCTTGTGGAGCGGTAGTTTCGCCCCACCCCCGGCAGAGTGTAAGGCACGGCCAAAATTCCATATCCTTCCCCCGCTACTTCCCTCCTGAGTCGAAATAGTCCTCTTTCCAGGCGGCAACACTAATTGTGCTCTAGGAAACacgacaattttttttctttttttaaaatgaaaaagcacCACGCGGAGAAATGTCAATGAGAGATATGCCAAGTTAACTGTGCAAATGATACAttgaattggaaaaaaaaaaaaaaaaaaaaaaaaaaaatacgcaagGTGGAGGAACTCCGCTCCTCTAAAAATATACCCTGCTCTCGTTGCACGCTTCCAATGCCCATTCCCGGTGTAATTGAAGTAGCATTCGAAGGAGGGCCTAGTGTTCGCAATGGGCAACAGTAAGCAGCGAGGCTAAGGCATGCATGCAATAATGTGGGCCATGTACATGGACCCACGACATGCACTGTGGATAACACTCTAATTATTCCTCGAAGAGAACAACCTCCAAGCGAGCAAAACTCTACGTGGAACATTAAGGCAATTTGTGAGTATCTCCTTAGTTCTTCTACGGTGCAACGCTGTATGCGTGTAGTCTCCCATCCAGGCGCTTGATCGAACTGGTTCACGCAGGTgagaaagggaggaaggtCATCAAGGAGAGGCCCCTCAAAGGAAACTCCTTATCAAAGTAAAATCTTTATCAAAGAAAACTCCTTATCAAAGGAGCCCATCCTTCACAAGTAGAATGATCACCCGGAAGAAAATATCCAAGAccagggggaggaggaaccTCTTCCAACTCTACCTGAGTATGCAGGAGGAGAAATGTCAGAGTGAGGGGAGAGACCAAGACGATGTCTATGTGGATTCTCCACACGGGATTCATTCAAACCACCAAACTGCTGTCCACTCAAGAGAAAACGCCCACATTATGCACCTAGAAAAACAagtcaaaataaaattggaagAGCAATCTAGCTTACTCTCCATCAAGGGGATTGACAGAGTGGATATCcaacagaagaaaggaaaacattcAATCATATGTATTCATTATATAAAAAACATGTGCATGAAAAATTTGTTTTGTAATTATTTACATCAATTAATTTATGCAAAAATACCAGCCTGTAAAAATTTcctgaaaaataattactgCGCTGATAAGGTACGAGGTTCTTGTATGTTTCGACATACCCAGGACAATGTCAACTCAGGAGGTTTTGGAGAAAGTAAGGATGAGCATCTGGATGATGTATTGAAGTTATtgtatgataaaaatatttgtgtGAACTATTTGTTGGGCTTTTGTAACCTAGGTTATAACTGCAAGAGGGTGCACAAATGTAAAAGTAGGAAATTCATTAACCTTATAAGTATCCTTCCGAAGTTTTATTTGGATAATATTTTAGTCAACCATAGTTTGTATGGGCAACTCTATAGCAACCAAAGAAAGCTTTCCTCAGatatgaacaaattgaaggatGCCTTAATTATCCTTAGTGGAGAGAAGTACCAAGAAAAGACACCTTTGTCTGCAACATCGAGTAATCTAAAAAACGATAAGGAAATATTTCCGACAGATGATACATCTTTGAGGAATTCAGATCATCAGCACCTACAGCAACACCAACGGGGAATCAACAGTGATACGCAGAGATACCGCGGTGGAGGTTTATCTCTTCAAAAAGACGACCAGAACGATAGACCTGAGGGAGGT
This DNA window, taken from Plasmodium knowlesi strain H genome assembly, chromosome: 13, encodes the following:
- a CDS encoding YTH domain-containing protein 1, putative, encoding MITRKKISKTRGRRNLFQLYLSMQEEKCQSEGRDQDDVYVDSPHGIHSNHQTAVHSRENAHIMHLEKQVKIKLEEQSSLLSIKGIDRVDIQQKKGKHSIICIHYIKNMCMKNLFCNYLHQLIYAKIPACKNFLKNNYCADKVRGSCMFRHTQDNVNSGGFGESKDEHLDDVLKLLYDKNICVNYLLGFCNLGYNCKRVHKCKSRKFINLISILPKFYLDNILVNHSLYGQLYSNQRKLSSDMNKLKDALIILSGEKYQEKTPLSATSSNLKNDKEIFPTDDTSLRNSDHQHLQQHQRGINSDTQRYRGGGLSLQKDDQNDRPEGGGSYPNGSNAQSNARYYHSKVGGSGGTDNFEDYVHPGDKITMASRDNEKGFTNNRVGTNAEKRNQENVMTIPNIYDINNNIIPSEKIKIFIIKCNQISHLYLSILYGVWATGKNNTRKFINLFKENYTIVFLFSVNESGGFQGYAKMVTVPIKNLYENLWGPISNRLGGNFRIQWIKIAKIDFDAFRNMRNPCNDNLPLKKSRDGTELPLNLASIICNRIYALPSEDFLAGTIYEYKRRINHAAFFLNLHKQGLLNSNTVWDMRIYCLNKQSDCERITFIDGTEQAIG